The genomic DNA GGTGCGTCCGAACTCGCCACCCCAGACGACGAGCGTGTCGTCTAACAGGCCGCGCTGGCGGAGGTCCTGGAGGAGGCCGGCCTGGGCTTGATCGACGTCCTGGCACTGGAGCGGCAGGTCTTTCACGACGCTGCCGTGGTGGTCCCAGCCGCGGTGGTAGAGCTGGATGAAGCGCACGCCGCGCTCGGCCATGCGGCGGGCCATGAGGCAGTTGTAGGCGTAGGTGCCGGGCTTCTTCACGTCGGGGCCGTAGAGCGCGAGCGTCGATTCGCGCTCGTTCTTGAGGTCGGTGAGATCGGGCACGCTGGCCTGCATGCGGTAGGCCATTTCGTACTGGGCGACGCGGGCGAGCACCTGGGGATCGGCGCAGCGCTCGGCCTCGCGGCGGTTCATTTCGCCGAGCATGTCGAGCATCTTGCGGCGGTCGGAGCGCAGCATGCCCTTGGGGTCGTTGAGGTAGAGCACGGGATCGGCGGCGGCGCGGAATTGCACGCCCTGATGCTCGCCCGGCAGGAAGCCCGCGCCCCAGAGGTGGGAGAACAGTGCCTGCATCTGGCCGCGGCCCTGGCTGATCATGACCACGAAGGTCGGCAGGTTCTGGTTTTCGCTGCCGAGGCCGTAGGACATCCACGCGCCCATCGACGGGCGTCCGGGGATCTGGTTGCCCGTCTGCATGAAGGTGATGCCGGGGCCGTGGTTGATCTGCTCGGTGGTCATCGACTTGACCACGCACATCTCGCCGGCCATCTGGCCGGTGTGGCGCATCAGCTCCGACACCCACAGGCCGTCCTGCTTGTTCGCGTGGTGGTCGAACTTGAAGATCGATGGTGCGATCGGTAGCCGCGCCTGGCCGGAGGTCATTCCTGTTAGGCGCTGCTCGCCCCGCACTCCTGCGGGCAGGTCCTTGTCGTAGAAGTCCTTCAGGCCGGGCTTGTAGTCGAAGGTATCGAGCTGCGAGGGCGCGCCTTCCTGATAGAGGTAGATCACGCGCTTGGCCTTCGGCGCGAAATTCGGGAACAGCGGAGCCGATGAGGGAGACTCCGCCGCGAGGAGTTGCGACAAGGCGGTGCTGCCAAGCATCGAGAGGCCGCCTGCACCGACGCCCTTGAGCAGTTGGCGGCGGTTGATGTTGAAGAGCGGATGGTCGGATGGGTTCATCGGCGTTAGTCCCGGACGAGGGTTTGATCGAGGTTGAGGATGGTGCTCGCGACGAGCATCCAGGCGGCGAGTTCGGAAGGATTGAGCGCGGGATCGACCGGCGTCGCGCCTTGCTTGAGCAGCTCCGCGGCATCCGCCGGGGCAGACTGGAACCGTGTCGCCAACGAGGACAGTCCGCTTTCCAAGGTGCGCAGGTCATTGGCCGAGGCGGCGCGTCCGGTCACGCGGCGATAGAGCGTGGCAAGGCGTTTCGCGGTCGGGCTGGGATCGCGGAGGACCTGCGCCGCGAGGAGCTTCGAGCACTCGAGCACCTGCTCGTCGTTGAGGGCGGCGAGTGCTTGCAACGGCGTGTTCGTTGTTACCCGGCGGACCAAGCACGAGGTGCGTTCGGGGGCATCGAAGATGGTCATGAAGGGCGGCGGCGAGGTGCGCTTCCAGAAGGTGTAGAGGCTGCGCCGGTAGAGGGCGGCGCCATTACTACGGGTGTAGGACTTGGTATTGCTGCCGCCGTTCGAGCGCTCCTCCCACAGGCCGGGCGGTTGATAGGGGAAGACCGGCGGGCCGCCGAGTTCTCCCGACATCAAGCCGGCGGCGAAGAGCGCCTGGTCCCGCACTTCCTCCGCGGCGAGGCGGCGGCGCGGAAACGAGGCCAGCAGCCGGTTTTCCGGATCCTTGGCAGCGAGTTCGGGGCGCACCTTCGACGACTGCCGGTAGGTGGCGCTGGTGACGATGAGGCGCACGAGGTGGCGCGTGCTCCATGGCGTGGTGCTGCCATTGCCATCGCGGAACTCGATCGCCAGCCAGTCTAACAGCTCGGGGTGGGACGGATAATCACCCTGCAAGCCGAAGTCGTCGGTGGACTTCACGAGGCCGGTGGAAAAGAACTGCTGCCACAGGCGGTTGACGGTCACCCGGGCGAGCAGGGGATCCTGCGGCGACACCAGCCATTGGGCGAAGCCGAGGCGATTGACCGGTGCGCCGGGGAGGGGGGCACCGAGCACTTCCGGCGGGCGGCGGGTCAGCGGCCGCGATTTATCCGGCTGGTCATATTGGCCGCGGGTCAGGGTGTAGGCCGGCACCGGAGCGGCCGCCTCCTGCATGACCATGACCTGGGCCTTCGGGCCTTGGGGGGCGAGTGGCGACGCGATCTCGATCAGGGGGGGGTAGGCCGCCGCGTTGTTGTTCTCGACGTGCTTCTCGGTGGTCGAGTTGAAGTACGCCTTCAGGCTGTAGAAGTCGTCCTGCTTGAGCGGGTCGAACTTGTGATCGTGGCAGCGGCAGCAGTTCATGGTGAGGCCCATGAAGACCGTGCCGACCGTCTGCACGCGGTCGGCGGCGTACTCGTTGAGGTATTCCTCGGCGATGGTGCCGCCCTCGGCGGTGATGAGGTGATTGCGGCAAAAGGCGGTGGCCAGGATCTGCTCCGGCGACGCGTTTGGCAGCAGGTCGCCGGCGATCTGCTCGATGACGAAGCGATCGAACGGCATGTCGTCATTGAAGGCGCGGATGACCCAGTCGCGCCACGGCCAACCGGTCCGCAGGATGTCGTGCAGGTAGCCATTGGTATCTCCGTAGCGTGCGAGATCGAGCCACTGCGACGCCATCTTTTCGCCATAGCGCGGCGAGGCTAACAGACGGTCCACGACCCGCTCATAGGCTCCCGGCGCGCTGTCGGAGAAAAAGGCGTCCATTTCCTCCATCGACGGCGGCAGGCCGGTGAGATCGAGCGTGATCCGCCGCAGCAGGGTCGACTTGTCGGCTTCAGGGGAGCGCGCGAGTCCTTCCTGCTTCAGGCGAGCGGCGAGGAACGCATCGATCGGGTTCGCGTCTGGCGATGGTGGAACCGGCGGACGGGCCGGAGCCACGAAGGCCCAGTGCTTTTCGTACGGGGCACCGGCTTCGATCCACTTCTTGATCACTTCTTTTTCAGCCGGCGACAACGTCTTGTGAGACTTCGGCGGCGGCATTACTTCGTCGGGATCGTCGCTCAGGATGCGCAGCCAGGCCTCGCTGTCCTTGATGGAGCCCGGCTTGATCGCGGCTTTGCCCCCATCGGTGAGGGCCTGCGCACCCTCCGGAGTATCGAGCCGGAGGTCGGCCTCGCGGTGCGCGGGATCGAAGCCATGGCAGGCGAAGCATTTGTCGGAAAGA from Luteolibacter arcticus includes the following:
- a CDS encoding DUF1501 domain-containing protein; the encoded protein is MNPSDHPLFNINRRQLLKGVGAGGLSMLGSTALSQLLAAESPSSAPLFPNFAPKAKRVIYLYQEGAPSQLDTFDYKPGLKDFYDKDLPAGVRGEQRLTGMTSGQARLPIAPSIFKFDHHANKQDGLWVSELMRHTGQMAGEMCVVKSMTTEQINHGPGITFMQTGNQIPGRPSMGAWMSYGLGSENQNLPTFVVMISQGRGQMQALFSHLWGAGFLPGEHQGVQFRAAADPVLYLNDPKGMLRSDRRKMLDMLGEMNRREAERCADPQVLARVAQYEMAYRMQASVPDLTDLKNERESTLALYGPDVKKPGTYAYNCLMARRMAERGVRFIQLYHRGWDHHGSVVKDLPLQCQDVDQAQAGLLQDLRQRGLLDDTLVVWGGEFGRTVYCQGNLTPTQYGRDHHPRCFSMWLAGGGIQGGITYGATDDFSYNVVSNPVTVHDLHATMLHCMGIDHTRLTFKSQGLDQKLTGVEPSKVLKEILA
- a CDS encoding PSD1 and planctomycete cytochrome C domain-containing protein, encoding MKLRYLFVASGAWFAGKAAADEAPHFNRDVRPILSDKCFACHGFDPAHREADLRLDTPEGAQALTDGGKAAIKPGSIKDSEAWLRILSDDPDEVMPPPKSHKTLSPAEKEVIKKWIEAGAPYEKHWAFVAPARPPVPPSPDANPIDAFLAARLKQEGLARSPEADKSTLLRRITLDLTGLPPSMEEMDAFFSDSAPGAYERVVDRLLASPRYGEKMASQWLDLARYGDTNGYLHDILRTGWPWRDWVIRAFNDDMPFDRFVIEQIAGDLLPNASPEQILATAFCRNHLITAEGGTIAEEYLNEYAADRVQTVGTVFMGLTMNCCRCHDHKFDPLKQDDFYSLKAYFNSTTEKHVENNNAAAYPPLIEIASPLAPQGPKAQVMVMQEAAAPVPAYTLTRGQYDQPDKSRPLTRRPPEVLGAPLPGAPVNRLGFAQWLVSPQDPLLARVTVNRLWQQFFSTGLVKSTDDFGLQGDYPSHPELLDWLAIEFRDGNGSTTPWSTRHLVRLIVTSATYRQSSKVRPELAAKDPENRLLASFPRRRLAAEEVRDQALFAAGLMSGELGGPPVFPYQPPGLWEERSNGGSNTKSYTRSNGAALYRRSLYTFWKRTSPPPFMTIFDAPERTSCLVRRVTTNTPLQALAALNDEQVLECSKLLAAQVLRDPSPTAKRLATLYRRVTGRAASANDLRTLESGLSSLATRFQSAPADAAELLKQGATPVDPALNPSELAAWMLVASTILNLDQTLVRD